ATTGAGCCAAAAGAATACTTAGGTGTATAATTAGAATTTATAAAGCGGAGTAAACAGATCAGATTTAGGTTTATGAGCAGTATGGGAATGAGGGTGTTGAATATGTCTAAGCTAACGGTCGACAGTCAGTACGCACAGCTCGCTTGGTCTATGAGCAAGACAGGCGTTCTTGGATACGGTGGTGGTCCCTCCGTAATCCCTCTAATCCGACATGAAGCTGTTATTAAGTATAAATGGATGGATGATGATGAATTCGGGGAAATACTCGCCATTGCCAATGCGCTCCCCGGACCAATCGCGACTAAGATGGCTGCCTACCTCGGTTATCGTCAGAAGGGCGTCCTCGGCTCCATTGTCGCGGTTCTTACGCATATTTTACCTTCGGCAATTGCTATGATTTGCTTGTTATCGTTCGTGGAGTATTTAAGCAACTCTGCTGTTATTCAAGGGATGATTGTTGCTGTTATGCCGGTTATTTCCGTTATGCTTGGGGTCATGGCCTATGAATTCGTCAAGAGAGCTTACAAGGGGCTCGGTAAAATAATGGTCGTTGTCTTCTGTGCGATTTCATTTGTCATGCTGCAGCTTATCCCCCTGCATCCAGCGATTGTTATTGTGCTGTTCCTCGCCTACGGAGCCGTTCATTTCAAACTTGTTGACCGGATAAAAGCAAAGAATAAGAACAACAAAGGTGAGACACCATGAATGATATGATTCATTTAATAGTTGGTTTTTTTATATCCAACGTGCTTGGTTATGGCGGAGGGCCTGCTTCCATTCCTCTTATTTACCGAGAGGTCGTGACGAACTATAATTGGACATCCGATCATCAATTTTCAAACATACTTGCGCTAGGCAACACACTTCCTGGTCCCATCGCCACTAAAATAGCCGCATTCGTTGGCTATGACGTAGCCGGAATCAGCGGCGCATTACTGGCCTTAGCTGCAACAGTTGTCCCCTCTGCCATCGCTCTCATCGTACTACTTAAGATTATGCGACGTTATCGCCAATCCTCAGTAGTCAAAGGAATGACTCTGCTTGTGCAACCGGTCATTGCTATCATGATGCTCGTTCTAACCTGGCAGATGGGCAAGACCTCCATGGACTCCCTCGGCATGTGGCAATCGATTATTATCGCCGCAGTCGCACTGTGGGCGATGGAAAAACGCAAGATCCATCCTGCTTTTGTCATTCTATGTGCTTTTATTTACGGCGGCATAGTCGTTCCTCATTTCCATGTTTAAAGAGTGGCTGCCCGATAAGTGATGAACTTATGGGCTGTTTCTTTTTTATATCGAATATAGTTTTTGCGGGGAAATATCTCCTTCCGGTTGTTGATTGAGATCGTGAAATCTGAATGGGTAAAACATAAAAGGAGATTTCCCCTAATAACTGGTTAATCAACAGGCCTGATTTCATTCAAGTAAATGCTTATTTCTTTTTAATTTCTTCCAATATTTTTTCTTGGAGCTTTAGGGACTTTCGTAATGATACATCGATAGAAATCAAAGTTATAATTGATAAAATCATAAAGAATATAATTCCTATAGCCATCGTCTCTACCTCTTCAATTTGAATTTTAAATAAATATATGAAATATTGTATCACATTCCCATAATATTGATAAATTGGTGATCTGAAGAAGTGGAGAGTGGACAAGCCTCGCTTGCCAGCTACCGCAGGTACTGAGGTTACGGCAAGTAAAAAAAGAAACCTCTCTTTGGTCAAATGGAAGTGTCGAGCAACCATTTAAAAAGAGAGGTTTCTTTTTATAAGCCGTTTATACTTGTTATCCTTTTTCCAGCGTCTTCTTCAACAAATCTCTGCCCCGCTTAAGTCGGGACTTGACCGTATTCATCTTCACATTGTTCATCTCTACGATCTCTTCCATGGACATATCCAGCACATAGCGCTGATAGACCATTAAGCGATAAGCCTTAGGTAGCTTGTCGATAGCCGCATACATAGTCTCAGCAGCTTCCTTAAGAATAAGCACGTCCTCTGGTCTTTGGGCGTCCGCAGCCTGATTTTCCCAGCCCTCATGCTTCATCATCGGATGAGCTAGCGTAAGCTTTGTTTTGCGCTTGCGAAGAATATCTATGCAGATGTTTTTGGTCGTCGTAAAAATTAAGGATGAGATAGAGCCTGCGGGATCCAGACGCTCAAAGTTAACATACAGCTTGAGGAATGTTTCCTGCACGGCTTCTTCACTGTCTATTTTACTCCGCAATATTTTCCAAGCGAAGCTGAAAATCTTATCTTTGTAGTGCTCGAACATTTGCTCATAGGAGATTACAGGAACTCCCCTATTCGCTGTATGCTGCATGTCCATAGGTTTGCATCTCATTTCTGCGAACTTCGATTGCTCCTATTCTAACATAAGAGAGCGCCAATGTTCCGAATTCACAGAAAATTCTCTAAAAATACACAGGATTAGCGTGGTCCTGGTATATATTTCTTAATCCAATTACCGAAGCCTGCTGGATTGCGAGTTTGTATAAGTACAATTCCTTCACCACGAAACCTACACACAAGAGCTTCACCGCTCGTTATGCTTGAGAACCATCCTTTGGATGCTTTCTCGATCTTATAATGAACATAATCTGGCCAAGCGACTAAATGACCATTATCAATAACTCTTTCTTCTCCAGGCTCCAAATTAATGGCATGAATGGATCCGTAAGAAGAAAGGAATACAGTACCTCTCCCACTTATTTCTATAATGAAAAATCCTTCGCCCGACAGCAATCCCTTGCTCAGGTTCTGCATCTTCGTATTGATTTGAATACCGCTAGTCCCTGCAAGAAATCCATCCTTCTGCACGAACAATCGGTAAGAGCCGTCCAGCTCTACCGACTGAATGTCGCCCATAGAAGATGGAGCTAGCAATACCTCGCCTCCTCCTCTATTCGCTGATAGCTCTTGGAAGAAGAAAGTCTCTCCACTCAGCATCCTGCCCAAGCCTGCCATAATACCGCCTTCCATCGTCCCTTTGACATCGACGGTAGGAGACATGGAAACCATTGCGCCCGACTCTGCTTTTACAGAATCCCCCGCGTTAAGATGCAGCTTAAGCATTGCAAAAGCCCCTTGGTAAAGAACCTCGTGCTTCATCGCTACTCCTCCAAGTCATTATTATTGTTATTAATTATTTATTTTATATTATCGAACAGCTCTATGATAGACCTATCCCTCTTGCTACTCGCTATAATGACTAGGACAAGAGTGATAAGCCCCATTATCCAGTTGAGGATGAGCCTTGTGCCCTTTTTTTAATCGAGCTTATAATCATTGTACCTACAAAGATAGCAATTAGAATGGAAAAGAACACAACATCCGACACACGGAAGCCGAAAGCTCCGGAAATCATTTTGGCAGCAATAACAACAATAAGGATAAATGCCGCTTTTTCCAGCTCAGGGAACTTGTCGATCAATTTAAGGAACACTTGGGCAACTCCACGCATCATCAGTATCCCAACGATACCTCCCAAGAACAATACCCATACTTCTTCACTTACGCCAAAGGCGGCTAGGACGCTATCCATGCTGAAAGCAACATCCATAATCTCGACCGCAAGAACTGTACGCCAGAAGCCAAGACCTTTGTTATCGATCTCGCCAGCTTCTGGTTTTATTTTACGCCGAATGTAAGGGATAAGGGGGATTACACCAACACGTGCTAATGAGAATTCCAGATGAAACAAATTGCTAAGTGCGATCCAAAGAAGATACAATCCTCCGGCCACTTTAATCCAGGTTATCTGAACCAAATAGGTCCCGATCCCAATAGCCAAGAAGCGGAATATATATGCACCAATAAGTCCGTAAAACAACGCCTTTCTTTGTTGCTCCTTCGGAAGATGTCTAACCATAACCGCAAGCACTACGGCATTATCAGCAGACAGCAAGCCTTCAAGAATGACAAGTGTTCCAACAATTCCCCAAGTCGATGGCTTTGAAAGAATCGAGCGCATGTGCTCCCAATTGAAAAATATCGAAAAGTTATCTAGTATGCTGTTAAAAAAATCTGGCATCATGATCCCCCTGCTTCCAATTCGAGGTTTAATATGGGCTCCCGGCTTTATTTTATACATACCCCCCTCAATATTTGGTAATCCTTATATTCCTGCAACCTTACGAATTATAGCTCCGTCTAACTATGTAACAATAAACAGGCATACAAAACAAAAAAAGAAGGGCCATCCCTCATAGTCCAATTCGACCATAAAGGATAACCCTTCTCAGAAATTCTATTTAATTAAAGAACGCGTCTAGCTGTTACATAAGCTTTTTTCCAATAGCTCGTTTCCATGCTAGTAAGCGTAACACCTTTACTGCTGCTTGCGTGGAGCATCATTCCGCCACCCGCATAGACTGCGACATGACTAATTCCGCCTCCGCCAGTCTTGAAAAACATAAGATCCCCCACACTAAGGAAAGCTTTATCTACCTTATCGCCGCTATACGACTGGGATACAGAAGTACGTGGCAAGTCAATGCCGAATTGGCTAAATACATATTGTATATAAGAGGAGCAATCAAATGTATCCGTGCTTCCTGCTGCCGATCCATATTGATAAGGCGTACCGATTTGCTCCTTGCCGTAAGCGATTAGATCGAGTGATTCCTGGGTTGCTGCGCTTGCCTGAGAAGGAGAAGCGATCATAGATCCTAGAAGTCCAGTTACAATCACGCTGCAAGTAAGTAATAGCTTAATGGCGAATTTCTTATTCATATGTTATATTTCCTCCCGAATTTCTCTAGGTTGCCGTGAACCCTTGATGTCGGATTTTAATATAACACACCTTTTTCTGCCTATAATTTACCAAGGAGAAGACAAACACAGTAACCAAGGCGATTATAAGGCTTTCTTAGAAATGAATTAGAAAACGTTAATTTGTTATTGGGCCTCTTGGTATGCCTTGAGTCCAAGCGCTATAGAGCCACTTAAGCCGGCATTATCTCCAAGACCTGGAGGTACGATGTAATCGTCAATGCCCGCTTCTACTGCCGCTGAAGCTACGTATCCATTCAGGTTTTTCCGAACCTGCTCGCGAATAAGCGGGAACAGATGTAATTGATGCATTACGCCGCCACCAAGAATAATTTTCTTCGGAGAGAGGAGCAGAATCGCGCTAGCTAGCGCTTGCCCGATGTAGAAGGCTTCCATCTCCCATGCAGGATGGTCCTGAGGTAGCTCGCTCGCTTTAACACCCCAACGTTCTTCAATTCCCGGTCCAGCAGCCATTCCTTCCAAGCAATCGCCATGATAAGGACATTTGCCCGCATAGGTATCATTAGGATGGCGTCGTGTTAACACGTGCCCACCCTCTGGATGCACCAAGCCGTGTAACAGCTTGCCCTCAGCGAATACACCCACTCCGACACCAGTGCCGATTGTGTAGTATAGACAGCTATCTGAGCCCTTGGCTGCACCCCAGGTGGCTTCCCCAAGCGCAGCCGCATTAACGTCCGTATCCCAACCGAGTGGGATGTTGAATATCTTCTTAAGCTCCGGAAGCACTGGATAATTCGTCCACCCTGGCTTTGGCGTTGTTGTAACATAACCGTATTCCGAGCTCTCACGATCAATATTAATCGGCCCAAAAGATCCTATTCCGAGAGCTTCAATCTGCTTATCCTTAAAGTAGGCTACGACTTGAGCCAGCGTCTTCTCCGGCTGTTCTGTTGGAAAGCTAACGCGGTCGAGAATCTCACCATTCTCGTTTCCAACCCCACATACAAATTTTGTTCCGCCTGCTTCTACTGCACCAATTAACAACTTTATTTCCCCCTACACATTCAACTAAGACTATTTATCCACCTTATAGAAGCTTTCCAATTGCTCTACAATATCTGCTGTTACGTTATCAACAATGACTTGGCGCTGTGGCTTATTAAACAGCTCTTGGATTCTCTCTGGGAACTTCTGCTCGATGCCCAGTATACGAATGGCTTCATCAAATTTGGCCGGGTGCGCCGTAGCAAGTGATACGAAAGCCCCATCATCTTGATTGCCTGCACCCTCATAAGCAGCGATTCCACATGCGGAATGTGGGTCCAACAAATAATTGTAACGATCTTGATAGGTTTGAATCGTTTCTAGACATTCCTCATTACTAACGCTGTAAGCAGTTATATCCTGTTGAATGCGGGCGACTTCCTCAGCTGTAAAGGTAAGCTGACCCTCCGCTTTGAACTGTTCCATGCGAGCCGTTACAGAAACTGCATCTTCTCCGTAGAAATAGTACAAATAACGCTCGAAGTTACTCGCGATTTGAATATCCATAGATGGACTGTGTGTACTAAGGAAGCCCTCTGGCTTATAGATACCTTCGCGGATAAATCGCTCTAAAATGTTATTTTCATTCGTTGCCAGAACAAGCTGCTTGATTGGCACACCCATTTTTTTAGCCAAGTAGCCTGAGAAAATATTACCAAAGTTCCCGGTCGGTATACTGAAGTTAACGCCGCCTGATCTGATGTTAGCCGGCAGCTGCAAATACGCATAGAAATAATAAACCGACTGAGCTAATATACGAACAAAGTTAATGGAGTTAATCGCCCGAAGGTGATACTTTGTCTTAAACGAAATGTCCGCGAATAGCTCTTTAATCGTCTGCTGGCAATCGTCAAAGTTACCATTGACCGAAAGGTTCAGCACGTTGTCGTCCTGCACAGTCGTCATCTGTAGCTCTTGAACGAGACTGACTTTGCCGTTAGGATGAAGGATACAAATTTGAATGCCTTCCTTGCCCCTAACACTGCTAATGGCCGATGCTCCGGTGTCACCAGAGGTTGCACCTAAAATATTAATAACTTTGTTTTGCTTCTTCGCTACATAAGCATATAAATTTCCCATGAACTGAAGAGCGACGTCTTTGAACGCAAAGGTTGGTCCATGGAACAGCTCAAGTACATGTAAGGAATCGTTTAAAGTCGTTAGTGGCAATACATCCGGGCTCGTAAATCCAGCATAGCTCTCTTTAATAAGCTCCTTCAAATCCTGCTCGGGAATTTCTTCGTTCGTGAACAAAGAGAATATTTCAAACATGAGCTCCTGATAAGACAGCTTAGCCCATCCTTCAAGCTGCTCTTCAGATACGGTAGGAATAGTTTCCGGAACGATCAAGCCGCCGTCCTCTCCTAAACCCATAAGGAACATATCGATAAAGCCGATCGGCGACACTTTCCCTCTCGTGCTTTTAAATTTCATCGTCGTATTCTCTCCTCACTATGTATTGTTCTTAAACCATTGTGTACGAAAATAACTATAATTTCAACAACTGTATATATCCTATTCGCAGACGAGCACGTATCGGGTAAAATTCCCTTTACTCACCGTGCAACGGTCCTTAATCCTAAAGCCAGCTTCCTCTATAAGAGAGTCGATCTTTTCGATAGTTACCACAACAGCTCTATCAGCAAAGCTGCGAAGACTTTGAAGCATTTCTAGCTTTTCGTCCATGGGCAACACAGAGCATAAATTATAGGGCATATCGATTATAGCTACATCATAATGCTCGGTTATTTGTCTCATATCTCCTAAGATGACCTCGGATTCAAAACCAAAGTATGCCAAGTTGGCTCTTGCTCCCGTAGCTGCAAGAGGATTGAGCTCGCGCCCCACGATATCGATTCCCATCGACAGCGCCTCCACTAGCACAGTACCGATTCCGCAGCAGGGATCGATTACCCTCAAGCCCTTAATATGTGGAACTGCAATGTTCGCGACAGCGCGGGCGACACGCGTGCTTAAAGCCGTTGAGTATTTTCTTGGCTTTTCATTATGCTTAAGCCATATGGCCTCGCCTTTTATTAGTTCGCCGAATAGCCACCTGCCCGCTATTTGCACGAAACCAAATACCTTATCTGGCTTGCGCATCTCTGCTTTTCCCCGAATTCGCCAGCCAATTTCCCGCTCCAGCATGCGCTTCTGATCATACTCGAGCTTAGCATCCTCTTCGGGATTGTCGTTGTCCATGGCTTCAACCTTGAAAGTTGCGCCATTCAGCTCGAGACTCCCAACTTGATTTGCAATTTCCTCCAGATTAGCTCCTTCAAACAATACCTCAAGCCGCTGCTTAATAAAGGGACTTCGGTTTGGCTCAATTCTTATCATGCTATGCAGCAGGTTTGAACTACGATTAACCTGATTACCGAACAAGGAGCGCATTTCCAAATCGCACAAAGAACGCTCATTATCATTTGCAACGATTACGTATATATAGTGAGGTTCTTGTTGTTCTTGTAAGCCTATATCTTCCTTCAATTCACGATTCATCCTTTTCCCGTCAGTCTCCTAGCATTATTTTACGATAACATTTACCCAAAACAAAAAACAGAATAACATGAAAGAAAATAGAGATTAGAAATCCTTGGGAAAATGGAATACTATATAATAGTAATAGCAAGACAGTTAATCGTTCATACTTTGCAAATGAGGAGGATTACGTATGCTTGATAAATATCGCTTGGATGAAAAGCAGAAGGTGACCCTACAAGATTATGATCCTAATGACACAGCGAGCTTTACAAGTAAGGAGGAAATAGCGGAAGACTTCGAGCAGTTAAAGAAGGAGCTTCAGGATTTGCAGGAGAGGCTATATGCTTCCAAATCCAACGGAGTACTCATTCTATTCCAAGGTATGGATTGCAGCGGAAAGGATGGAGTTGTCAAAAAGGTGTTTTCCGGACTTAACCCCCAAGGGTTCCGCGCGGAAAGCTTTAAGCAACCAACCGGCGATGAGGCTGCACACGATTTTCTGTGGCGTGCTCATAAAGTAACTCCTCCTAAAGGTTATATTACCTCCTTTAACCGTTCCTATTATGAAGACGTTCTAATCACTCGTGTTCATGAGCTTATTGATAAGAAAACAGCTAGCAATCGCCTAAAACATATTCAGCATTTCGAGAAATTACTTACAGCTAACGGAACAGTCGTGATTAAAATATTTCTCCATATTTCCCAAGAGTTCCAGTTGGCCAAAATAAACGAAAGAATGGAAAACCCTGAGAAGCTGTGGAAATTCGACCCTAGCGATCTTGAGGAGCGCCGCTATTGGGATCAATATATGAAAGCTTACTCTTCCGCCTTTAAGGGCAGCGCTACGAGAAATAACCCGTGGTATATCGTCCCTGCCAATAATCGTTGGTTCCGTGACTATCTCGTGCTCAAGATTATCGTATCCACGCTGAACAAGCTTAAACTTGAGTACCCACATATCGAAATTGCAAAACAACACTAAGCTTACTTATCGCAACCGTTAGTCGCAGCTCATTCTAGGACGACTTTCAAAGCCCAAACCTGACCGGGATACGAGGCATGTGCAAAACCTGTTGTCCACGCCGATACCTTTTTTCCAATCAGAGAAGCATCATAAACAGATGGGACTTTCTTACCGTCGACGTATACTTTGCCATCCTCTGTTAAGCCTACCCAATTTGCTACTGGGTCATTGGTATTTCCGTTTTTTTCTTGTTCATTAATGACTAGTATTCGATTTTCGTCCTTGTCGACATCAGTAACTATACCCGTGGCGTTAGGAGTTCCTTTGCAGCATTCCCATGTTGTAATTTCTAATGGGAACTCCTTGCCCACTTTCTTAAACAAAGTCTTCTTAACCCCTCGTATGTCCGATTTGGACAACACACGCTCGAAGTCTCCATAGCTACGAATGACAAGTCTGATCGTGCCTGTCCCCGTTCCTGAGGACAAAATAGCGATCGAGTGCTTCTTATTAATTTCCTCTTGGTGATCGTTAATCTTCTGCTGTATCTCCTTCAAGCTGCTATCCGTTATCGAGATTACACTCGCGCCACTCTCCTGCTTTTTTGTGCTATTTACATTGCTGCAGCCCGCTATTATAAGGACCAATACTATCATTAAGACTAATACTTTCATCAGGACCAATCTTAAACCCCATTGCTTCTTCATTGTGCCCCTCCATTAAAGAGTAGGATTTACAACTTAAACGAATAATGCAACCAACTTGTTGCACTGGAGACAGGATTAGCCTTTTTGATGGATTTTTACATTTTGAGGCTACTTATGCTTAAAGGCTGCTTACACATGAAGACTTCTTCCGCTTCAAGGTTACTTACACTTAAGGACTTCTTCCACTTCAAGTGAAGTGGTTTCGACGACACATGGGCGATTGCATACATATATGCAGAAGTTAGATAAGATCAATACCAGTACGGATGTGGTGGCTTTATAGTTAGCGGTGTGGGCGGGTGGCGGTGTGCGTGGCTTTATAGTTAGCAGTGTGGGCGGGTGGCGGTGTGCGTGGCTTTATAGTTAGCGGTGTGGTGTAGGTCGCGGTGTGCGTGGCTTTATAGTTAGCGGTGTGGTGTAGGTCGCGGTGTGCGTGGCTTTATAGTTAGCGGTGAGCGGTGTGGTGCAGGTCGCGGTGTGCGTGGCTATATAGTTAAGTTATGGTTGTGATGTGGTTTACCGGCTTGGCAGATCACCTAACCTCGGTTTTACACCAATTAGTCCGCCCACAACGGCTTGCAGCACACCAACCCCCGCTTTTCCACCAATTAGTACGCCCACAACGGCTTGCAGCACACCGAACCTCGTTTTTCCACCAATTAGTACGCCCACAACGGCTTGCAGATCACCAACCCCCGCTTTTCCACCAATTAGTCCGCTCACACCGGCTTGCAGATCACCAACCCCCGCTTTTCCACCAATTAGTCCGCTCGCAGCGGCTTGCAGCACACCAACCCCCGCTTTTCCACCAATTAGTACGCCCACTCCGGCTTACAGCACACCGAGCCTCGGTTTTCCACCAAATAGTACGCCCACAACGGCTTGCAGCACACCAAACCTCGTTTTCCCACCAATTAGTACGCCTACACCGGCTTGCAGCACACCGATCCTCTTTTTCCCACCAATTAGTACGCCCACAACGGCTTGCAGCACACCAACCCCCGCTTTTCCACCAATTAGTCCGCTCGCAGCGGCTTGCAGATCACCGAACCTCGGTTTTCCACCAATTAGTCCGCTTACAACGGCTTGCAGCACACCGAACCTCGGTTTACCACCAATTAGTACGCCCACACCGGCTTGCAGCACACCGAACCTCGGTTTTCCACCAAATAGTACGCCCACACCGGCTTTCAGCACACCGAACCTCGGTTTTCCACCAATTAGTACGCTGACAACGGCTTGCAGCACACCGAACCTCGGTTTTCCACCAATTAGCATCTCCCACTAATCGTGCCTCTTCCCAAACTAAACAAAAAGAGAGCGCGCAGATCTAACTGCTTCGCTCCCTAAGGACCCTATTCATTCCGCCAGTGTCCATTCACCGGTCTATTCTACTAGTCCATTCCACCAATCCACCCTACCACTACCTCAATAGACGCAGCATCTGAACGACCATACGACCGTCTCCCTGCAGCTTCGCCTCTCTACTGCGGAGCTGCGAGGAACCGTCCCCGTCCAGAAATATGCCGTTTACAAGCTTCCCATCCCCGATCTGCTCCACAACGGCCTCACGAAATGAAGCAAGAGTCCCCTTAATGGTGCTTACGACCAAATATAAGTTACCCTCTGTATCGTACACAGCTGCTGAACGCAGGCAGTAATCGTTGGGCAAGGGCACTTGCTCTGCCATAGCCTGCTCCAACCAATCCGCATCTCGGTCAAGACTCATGCTAATTCCGCCCTGTGCCCAGTACCGTGAACGATCCGTAACCGCAAGATCAGATGGCTTGCTCACAACCTGAACGCTTAGCACATCCAAGCTCTCATCCCACACAAGAGTGCCACGCGCGTACTTTGCATTCACCGCACCTGTTCCGTATGATCCTTTCTCCTTGCTAACGGGTTCGTCATTCACAACAGCGATGCTGAGCAAAGCATTCTGATAGAAAAATCCCCCATTAATTCCGTAGAAGGGTGCAACAGTTACATTATTAAATATAGGCTCCAAAGTGATGTTAGACGGTTTTGTGCGTATATAATGCAGCTCCATGCCATTGTTAGCCATTGCCTTGCCGTATGTATAGTCGTAAGGCATATTAAGCTCTTCATCCTTGAAGTCCCCATCGTCATTGTTGCCAGTCAACAATACAATAGTTATGATTACCGCCACCATTGCTACAAGCACAATGCTAACAACCTTAAGCCTTCTCTTCGTCTCTTTTTCCATATCCCGTGTGACCTCTTTGCCGAGCTTCCATTAAAAATTTTATGTTAAATCGAATAATGTCTCAAACTCCGTCAAATCTTCGTTGTATTCCTTGTAAATTCTTCTCCAGCTCATCATTACTTCATCGAGAAGCATAATTAAATCCGGATCAAATTGGGTTCCGCTGTCTGCTTTTAAACGCTCGATAGCATCAGTAGTAGAGGTTGCAGGCCGGTATGATCGACTGGACGTTATCGCATCGAACGTATCCGCAATGCTAAGTATCCGCGCTTCCAGAGGAATTTCCAGCCCCTTCGCCCCAGTTGGGTACCCCTTTCCATCCCACCGTTCATGATGAAAAAGAACTCCCGGCTTCAAATGTCCGAGACCCGAAATCTTCTCAACCATTCGCCCTCCGACAATGGTATGAGTTTTGATGAGCTCATATTCTTCCTCAGTAAGCTTAGTTGGTTTTGTAAGCACAGCTTCAGGTATATTGATTTTCCCAATATCGTGGAGCAGCCCTGACAACCGAAGCGTTTCCAATCTCATTTTATCCTGAAACTCTGGAAGTCTTAAAGCAAGCTCAACAGCGTATTTACTTACCCGCTCGCTATGACCGAATGT
This portion of the Cohnella abietis genome encodes:
- a CDS encoding chromate transporter, which gives rise to MSKLTVDSQYAQLAWSMSKTGVLGYGGGPSVIPLIRHEAVIKYKWMDDDEFGEILAIANALPGPIATKMAAYLGYRQKGVLGSIVAVLTHILPSAIAMICLLSFVEYLSNSAVIQGMIVAVMPVISVMLGVMAYEFVKRAYKGLGKIMVVVFCAISFVMLQLIPLHPAIVIVLFLAYGAVHFKLVDRIKAKNKNNKGETP
- a CDS encoding TRM11 family SAM-dependent methyltransferase is translated as MNRELKEDIGLQEQQEPHYIYVIVANDNERSLCDLEMRSLFGNQVNRSSNLLHSMIRIEPNRSPFIKQRLEVLFEGANLEEIANQVGSLELNGATFKVEAMDNDNPEEDAKLEYDQKRMLEREIGWRIRGKAEMRKPDKVFGFVQIAGRWLFGELIKGEAIWLKHNEKPRKYSTALSTRVARAVANIAVPHIKGLRVIDPCCGIGTVLVEALSMGIDIVGRELNPLAATGARANLAYFGFESEVILGDMRQITEHYDVAIIDMPYNLCSVLPMDEKLEMLQSLRSFADRAVVVTIEKIDSLIEEAGFRIKDRCTVSKGNFTRYVLVCE
- the thrC gene encoding threonine synthase — encoded protein: MKFKSTRGKVSPIGFIDMFLMGLGEDGGLIVPETIPTVSEEQLEGWAKLSYQELMFEIFSLFTNEEIPEQDLKELIKESYAGFTSPDVLPLTTLNDSLHVLELFHGPTFAFKDVALQFMGNLYAYVAKKQNKVINILGATSGDTGASAISSVRGKEGIQICILHPNGKVSLVQELQMTTVQDDNVLNLSVNGNFDDCQQTIKELFADISFKTKYHLRAINSINFVRILAQSVYYFYAYLQLPANIRSGGVNFSIPTGNFGNIFSGYLAKKMGVPIKQLVLATNENNILERFIREGIYKPEGFLSTHSPSMDIQIASNFERYLYYFYGEDAVSVTARMEQFKAEGQLTFTAEEVARIQQDITAYSVSNEECLETIQTYQDRYNYLLDPHSACGIAAYEGAGNQDDGAFVSLATAHPAKFDEAIRILGIEQKFPERIQELFNKPQRQVIVDNVTADIVEQLESFYKVDK
- a CDS encoding C40 family peptidase, producing MNKKFAIKLLLTCSVIVTGLLGSMIASPSQASAATQESLDLIAYGKEQIGTPYQYGSAAGSTDTFDCSSYIQYVFSQFGIDLPRTSVSQSYSGDKVDKAFLSVGDLMFFKTGGGGISHVAVYAGGGMMLHASSSKGVTLTSMETSYWKKAYVTARRVL
- a CDS encoding TIGR00266 family protein, whose protein sequence is MKHEVLYQGAFAMLKLHLNAGDSVKAESGAMVSMSPTVDVKGTMEGGIMAGLGRMLSGETFFFQELSANRGGGEVLLAPSSMGDIQSVELDGSYRLFVQKDGFLAGTSGIQINTKMQNLSKGLLSGEGFFIIEISGRGTVFLSSYGSIHAINLEPGEERVIDNGHLVAWPDYVHYKIEKASKGWFSSITSGEALVCRFRGEGIVLIQTRNPAGFGNWIKKYIPGPR
- a CDS encoding RNA polymerase sigma factor → MDMQHTANRGVPVISYEQMFEHYKDKIFSFAWKILRSKIDSEEAVQETFLKLYVNFERLDPAGSISSLIFTTTKNICIDILRKRKTKLTLAHPMMKHEGWENQAADAQRPEDVLILKEAAETMYAAIDKLPKAYRLMVYQRYVLDMSMEEIVEMNNVKMNTVKSRLKRGRDLLKKTLEKG
- a CDS encoding chromate transporter, with the protein product MNDMIHLIVGFFISNVLGYGGGPASIPLIYREVVTNYNWTSDHQFSNILALGNTLPGPIATKIAAFVGYDVAGISGALLALAATVVPSAIALIVLLKIMRRYRQSSVVKGMTLLVQPVIAIMMLVLTWQMGKTSMDSLGMWQSIIIAAVALWAMEKRKIHPAFVILCAFIYGGIVVPHFHV
- a CDS encoding PPK2 family polyphosphate kinase yields the protein MLDKYRLDEKQKVTLQDYDPNDTASFTSKEEIAEDFEQLKKELQDLQERLYASKSNGVLILFQGMDCSGKDGVVKKVFSGLNPQGFRAESFKQPTGDEAAHDFLWRAHKVTPPKGYITSFNRSYYEDVLITRVHELIDKKTASNRLKHIQHFEKLLTANGTVVIKIFLHISQEFQLAKINERMENPEKLWKFDPSDLEERRYWDQYMKAYSSAFKGSATRNNPWYIVPANNRWFRDYLVLKIIVSTLNKLKLEYPHIEIAKQH
- a CDS encoding TerC family protein: MMPDFFNSILDNFSIFFNWEHMRSILSKPSTWGIVGTLVILEGLLSADNAVVLAVMVRHLPKEQQRKALFYGLIGAYIFRFLAIGIGTYLVQITWIKVAGGLYLLWIALSNLFHLEFSLARVGVIPLIPYIRRKIKPEAGEIDNKGLGFWRTVLAVEIMDVAFSMDSVLAAFGVSEEVWVLFLGGIVGILMMRGVAQVFLKLIDKFPELEKAAFILIVVIAAKMISGAFGFRVSDVVFFSILIAIFVGTMIISSIKKRAQGSSSTG
- a CDS encoding ROK family protein, translating into MLIGAVEAGGTKFVCGVGNENGEILDRVSFPTEQPEKTLAQVVAYFKDKQIEALGIGSFGPINIDRESSEYGYVTTTPKPGWTNYPVLPELKKIFNIPLGWDTDVNAAALGEATWGAAKGSDSCLYYTIGTGVGVGVFAEGKLLHGLVHPEGGHVLTRRHPNDTYAGKCPYHGDCLEGMAAGPGIEERWGVKASELPQDHPAWEMEAFYIGQALASAILLLSPKKIILGGGVMHQLHLFPLIREQVRKNLNGYVASAAVEAGIDDYIVPPGLGDNAGLSGSIALGLKAYQEAQ